The following proteins come from a genomic window of Nostoc sp. TCL26-01:
- a CDS encoding type II secretion system F family protein has translation MPTFIARVRDIQGKTRSEKVVAESLAQARTNLRDQGFVVQELKQFQGFGANFDLQKFQNSFVKVTVKEKAVFSRQLATLVNAGVAIVRGLGVLGDQCTNAKLKQALNDISNDVQSGVNLSDAMRKHPDCFDGLYVSMIQAGEVGGVLDEVLNRLAKLLEDVARLQNQIKSALAYPVVVGILATGIFVGMTVFLIPIFAKIFQDLGTELPALTQFLMDCSEILRSWKSGVIVGAIVGARIAFTQYYKTRVGKETIDRLSLKMPLFGDLIQKSSVARFSRTFGSLTRSGVPILTSLEIVRDTSGNQVVANAIDGARAEIQQGGMISIALQKDQVFPPMAIQMISIGEETGELDAMLMKIADFYEDEVEQAVKALTSVLEPIMILVLGGMVGTILLAMYLPLFKVFEKLG, from the coding sequence ATGCCAACATTCATTGCCCGGGTTCGGGATATACAAGGAAAAACGAGAAGCGAGAAAGTTGTTGCTGAATCTTTAGCACAAGCTCGTACTAATCTGAGAGATCAGGGGTTTGTAGTTCAAGAACTTAAACAGTTTCAAGGCTTTGGTGCTAATTTTGATCTCCAAAAATTTCAAAATTCCTTTGTCAAAGTTACTGTTAAGGAAAAAGCAGTTTTCTCTCGACAACTGGCTACGCTGGTAAATGCGGGGGTGGCAATTGTTCGAGGTTTGGGAGTATTAGGTGATCAGTGTACTAATGCTAAACTCAAACAGGCTTTAAATGATATTAGCAATGATGTTCAAAGCGGTGTCAATCTTTCAGATGCAATGCGTAAGCATCCTGACTGTTTTGATGGTTTGTATGTCAGTATGATCCAAGCCGGTGAGGTTGGTGGTGTTTTAGATGAAGTGCTAAATCGCCTAGCCAAGTTATTAGAAGATGTCGCTAGATTACAAAACCAAATTAAATCAGCCCTGGCTTATCCAGTAGTTGTAGGTATTCTAGCAACTGGGATTTTTGTGGGGATGACAGTTTTTTTGATTCCCATTTTTGCCAAAATTTTCCAAGATTTAGGCACGGAATTACCTGCACTGACACAATTTTTAATGGATTGTAGTGAGATTTTGAGAAGTTGGAAGTCTGGAGTCATTGTTGGTGCGATTGTAGGTGCAAGAATTGCTTTTACACAGTATTACAAAACCCGTGTGGGTAAAGAAACAATTGACCGTCTTTCTTTAAAAATGCCCTTATTTGGTGACTTGATTCAAAAATCTTCAGTTGCTCGTTTTAGCCGTACCTTTGGGTCTTTGACTCGTTCTGGTGTACCGATTCTGACTTCTTTAGAAATTGTTCGGGATACATCAGGAAACCAAGTAGTTGCTAACGCTATAGATGGAGCCAGAGCCGAAATTCAACAAGGAGGGATGATTAGTATTGCCTTGCAAAAAGACCAAGTTTTTCCGCCAATGGCAATTCAAATGATTAGCATTGGTGAAGAGACTGGGGAATTGGATGCCATGCTGATGAAGATTGCTGATTTCTATGAAGATGAAGTCGAACAGGCAGTCAAAGCATTAACTAGCGTTTTAGAACCAATTATGATTTTGGTTCTAGGGGGTATGGTAGGGACAATTTTGCTGGCGATGTATTTGCCTTTATTTAAGGTATTTGAAAAATTAGGATAG
- a CDS encoding hemolysin family protein, with the protein MSSITFEILIILVLILANGIFSMSEMAIVSARKVRLQQLANQGDAKAKAALKLAESPNNFLSTVQVGISLIGILTGAFGGATIASRLAVYVKLVPFLARYSEPVSFGIVVLIITYLSLIIGELVPKRLALNNPERIAAIVAIPMRALAALAAPAVHLLSASTEMVLRILGITPSEEPQVTEEEIKILIEQGTEAGTFEEAEQDMVERVFRLGDRPVSSFMTPRPDIVWLDLEDTPEENQQKMTENGYSRYPVCQGGLDNVLGIIPVTDLLARSLRGESLDLTVGLRQPVFVPESTRGLKVLELFKQTITHMALVVDEYGVIQGLVTLNDIMSEIVGDVPSADDEEDPQAVQREDGSWLLDGMLPVEEFLELFDLEEWEFEERGSYQTLGGFVITHLGRIPAAADHFEWQGMRIEVMDMDGNRVDKVLIVPKVTES; encoded by the coding sequence ATGTCCTCCATTACTTTTGAAATTTTAATCATTCTGGTACTAATTCTTGCTAACGGTATTTTTTCGATGTCTGAGATGGCGATTGTCTCAGCGCGGAAGGTCAGGTTACAGCAACTTGCTAATCAAGGGGATGCGAAAGCAAAAGCAGCACTGAAGTTGGCGGAATCCCCGAATAATTTTTTATCCACGGTTCAAGTAGGTATTTCTCTGATTGGTATCCTCACTGGTGCTTTTGGGGGAGCTACTATTGCTAGCCGACTTGCAGTTTACGTAAAACTCGTACCGTTTTTAGCACGTTACAGTGAGCCAGTTTCTTTTGGGATAGTAGTTTTAATCATTACTTATCTATCTCTTATTATCGGTGAACTTGTACCAAAGCGTCTGGCATTGAATAATCCAGAACGAATTGCGGCTATTGTCGCTATTCCCATGCGGGCATTAGCTGCCCTAGCTGCGCCGGCGGTGCATTTATTGAGTGCTTCTACGGAAATGGTCTTAAGAATATTAGGGATTACACCTTCCGAGGAACCACAAGTTACAGAAGAAGAAATTAAAATCCTGATTGAGCAAGGTACAGAGGCGGGAACCTTTGAAGAAGCCGAACAGGACATGGTAGAGCGAGTATTTCGTTTAGGCGATCGCCCCGTCAGTTCTTTTATGACCCCTCGTCCTGATATAGTCTGGCTAGACTTGGAGGATACTCCTGAAGAAAACCAGCAGAAAATGACTGAAAATGGTTACTCTCGGTATCCAGTTTGTCAGGGAGGCTTGGATAATGTTCTTGGTATTATCCCCGTGACAGACTTACTCGCCAGGAGTTTACGCGGCGAATCTCTAGACTTAACTGTGGGATTACGTCAGCCTGTATTTGTTCCCGAAAGCACCCGTGGCTTAAAAGTTTTGGAGTTGTTTAAGCAAACTATTACTCACATGGCGCTAGTTGTGGATGAATACGGTGTAATTCAGGGATTAGTAACTTTAAATGACATTATGAGTGAAATTGTTGGTGATGTTCCTTCTGCTGATGACGAAGAAGATCCCCAAGCAGTACAACGGGAGGACGGTTCCTGGTTGCTGGATGGAATGTTGCCAGTAGAAGAATTTCTGGAATTGTTTGATTTAGAAGAGTGGGAATTTGAAGAAAGAGGTAGTTATCAAACCCTGGGCGGTTTTGTCATCACTCATCTGGGGCGTATTCCCGCCGCCGCCGACCATTTTGAATGGCAAGGTATGCGAATTGAGGTCATGGACATGGACGGTAATCGTGTTGATAAAGTGCTAATTGTGCCAAAAGTGACAGAAAGCTAG